In Xenopus tropicalis strain Nigerian chromosome 5, UCB_Xtro_10.0, whole genome shotgun sequence, one genomic interval encodes:
- the LOC116410995 gene encoding serine/threonine-protein kinase N2-like: protein MPRSLENFNLGKVLGEGTFGKVFLAEYKDTKQLCAIKTLKKERIIAKNDIKSVFKEKRILQKVTSAEHPFLVSLYATFQSENHLFFHLHICPESIKSLTELFSYLYRFYTACIVLGLEELHRNNIVHRDLKLENLMVDVHGYLKIVDFGLSKDGFRYGDRSKTRCGTNCYMAPEIIDDMAYSRAVDWWALGVVLYVMIMFQFPFDAEDDMELFESIRNDKPALTEELSEEAQCLILRLLEKNPCDRLGSSEAGAEEVKAHEFFEDIDWEEFLEREMMPPFKPDVSGLTESQSECQAWGLMPPAEAISPEAQELFEGFDYSAE, encoded by the exons ATGCCCAGATCTCTGGAAAACTTCAATCTGGGAAAAGTATTGGGCGAAGGCACTTTTGGAAAG GTGTTCCTGGCAGAGTACAAGGACACAAAACAACTGTGTGCCATAAAGACCCTCAAGAAAGAGAGGATTATTGCCAAGAATGATATCAAGAG CGTTTTCAAGGAGAAGCGAATCCTTCAGAAGGTTACCAGTGCAGAGCACCCATTCCTGGTTTCCTTATACGCCACATTCCAGAGTGAGAATCACCTCTTTTTT CACTTACATATATGTCCTGAATCTATCAAATCACTCACTGaattattttcctatttatataGGTTTTACACTGCTTGTATAGTGCTCGGCCTGGAGGAATTGCACCGGAACAATATTGTTCATAG aGATCTGAAACTGGAAAATCTAATGGTGGATGTACATGGCTATCTGAAAATCGTGGATTTTGGCCTGAGCAAAGATG GTTTCAGATATGGAGATCGCAGTAAGACCCGGTGCGGAACAAACTGCTACATGGCCCCAGAGATTATTGATGACATGGCATACAGTAGGGCCGttgactggtgggcccttggggttgTGTTATATGTCATGATCATGTTCCAG TTCCCATTTGATGCAGAAGATGACATGGAATTATTTGAGAGCATCAGGAACGACAAACCTGCCCTGACAGAGGAATTGTCAGAGGAAGCTCAGTGCCTGATACTAAGA tTACTGGAAAAAAATCCATGTGATCGCCTCGGATCCAGCGAGGCCGGTGCTGAAGAGGTTAAAGCACATGAATTCTTTGAA GATATTGATTGGGAAGAATTTCTTGAAAGAGAAATGATGCCTCCGTTTAAACCAGATGTCAGTGGCCTTACAGAGAGTCAATCTGAATGCCAAGCCTGGGGATTAATGCCACCAGCTGAAGCCATATCACCAGAGGCACAAGAGCTATTTGAAGGATTCGACTATTCAGCTGAGTGA